In Polaribacter sp. Hel_I_88, the following proteins share a genomic window:
- a CDS encoding YpdA family putative bacillithiol disulfide reductase, translating into MNWFDVIIIGGGPIGIACGLEAKKKGLNYLILEKGPIVNSLYNYPTNMQFFSSSEKLEIDEIPFISKEAKPSRSEALEYYRRITTSNKLKIHLFEKVHSVDKNDPVFDVKTYKQTYKAKNIVVATGFYDLPKMLHIKGEDLQKVSHYYNDPHFYAGQKVAIVGASNSAIDAALECYRKGAEVSLIIRGAEVGQRVKYWVRPDIINRIKEGSIKAFYNSEVVEIKDEEIKIETPTGIETIPNDFVLALTGYKPNFGFLQDMGIQLSKDDQKIPVYDSETMQTNVQGIYLAGVICGGMQTHKWFIENSRIHAKMIVEDILEK; encoded by the coding sequence GTGAATTGGTTTGATGTTATTATAATTGGAGGTGGTCCTATTGGAATTGCCTGTGGGTTAGAAGCAAAGAAAAAAGGATTGAACTATTTGATTCTAGAAAAAGGGCCAATTGTAAATTCGCTTTATAATTATCCAACAAACATGCAGTTTTTCTCTTCTTCAGAAAAGTTAGAGATTGACGAAATTCCGTTTATTAGCAAAGAAGCAAAACCCAGTAGGAGTGAAGCTTTGGAGTATTACAGAAGAATAACAACTTCCAACAAATTGAAGATACATTTGTTTGAAAAAGTACATTCTGTTGATAAAAATGATCCTGTTTTTGATGTTAAAACGTATAAACAAACGTACAAAGCAAAAAATATTGTAGTTGCTACAGGTTTTTATGATCTTCCGAAAATGCTGCATATTAAAGGCGAAGATTTACAAAAAGTTTCCCATTATTATAACGATCCTCATTTTTATGCAGGTCAAAAAGTTGCGATTGTAGGTGCTAGTAATTCAGCCATTGATGCAGCTTTAGAATGTTATAGAAAAGGAGCAGAGGTTAGTTTAATAATTCGTGGTGCAGAAGTTGGTCAGCGCGTAAAATATTGGGTTCGTCCAGATATTATCAACAGAATTAAAGAAGGAAGTATCAAGGCTTTTTATAATAGTGAAGTTGTTGAAATTAAAGACGAAGAAATTAAAATTGAAACTCCAACAGGAATTGAAACTATTCCAAACGATTTTGTGTTGGCATTAACAGGTTACAAACCTAATTTTGGTTTTTTGCAAGATATGGGCATTCAATTATCAAAAGACGACCAAAAAATACCTGTGTACGATTCTGAAACGATGCAAACCAATGTGCAAGGAATCTATTTAGCGGGTGTAATTTGTGGTGGTATGCAAACGCATAAATGGTTTATAGAGAATTCTCGAATTCACGCAAAAATGATTGTTGAAGATATTTTAGAGAAATAA
- a CDS encoding group III truncated hemoglobin produces the protein MKPDISSREDIKNVITKFYNLLLDDQLMMPFFEEIVQKNELEHHLEIITDFWHDILFDTNEYHQNVMQKHLQKHAFITFKKEHFTRWVSYLFTIIDAAFIGENSERMKARAQSIATIMQLKMNLYQDKKQI, from the coding sequence ATGAAACCAGATATTTCATCACGAGAAGATATTAAAAATGTTATTACAAAATTCTATAATTTACTATTGGATGATCAATTAATGATGCCTTTTTTCGAAGAAATAGTCCAAAAAAACGAGTTAGAACATCACTTAGAAATCATCACTGATTTTTGGCATGATATTCTGTTTGATACCAATGAATATCATCAAAATGTGATGCAAAAACATCTTCAAAAACATGCTTTTATCACCTTTAAAAAAGAACATTTTACACGTTGGGTATCGTATTTATTTACAATAATTGACGCTGCTTTTATAGGTGAAAATTCTGAGAGAATGAAGGCTAGAGCCCAGTCTATTGCTACAATTATGCAGTTAAAAATGAATTTATATCAAGATAAAAAGCAAATATAA
- a CDS encoding 3-oxoacyl-ACP synthase III family protein — MISSKITGTGTFIPSLKKENKDFLDTAFLNADGSAIPSKNSEIVEKFKAITGIEERRYAKAEYATSDLAFFASEKAIEDANINKENIDYIIFAHNFGDIKHGTIQGDMVPSLATRVKFRLGIKNPNCVAYDILFGCPGFIEGIIQAQAFIKAGIAKKCLIIGAETLSRVVDKHDRDSMIYSDGAGACIVEKTEEQDSGIISHATQTFAKEEAYFLHYGSSFNKNEDKNIRYIKMFGRKIYEFAITNVPKAMKIALDKSGLEIDDIQKIFIHQANEKMDEAIVKRFYRLFKKPVPEGIMPMSIHKLGNSSVATVPTLLDLVLKGKIKNQNVAKGDVVMLASVGAGMNINAIVYRF, encoded by the coding sequence ATGATTTCATCAAAAATAACTGGAACAGGAACTTTTATACCTTCTTTAAAAAAGGAAAATAAAGATTTTCTAGACACAGCATTTTTAAATGCAGATGGTTCTGCAATTCCCTCTAAAAACAGTGAAATTGTAGAAAAATTTAAAGCTATTACAGGTATTGAAGAAAGGCGTTATGCAAAAGCTGAATATGCAACTTCAGATTTGGCTTTTTTTGCTTCAGAAAAAGCGATTGAAGATGCAAACATTAACAAAGAGAATATCGATTATATTATTTTTGCACATAATTTTGGAGACATCAAACATGGCACAATTCAAGGAGATATGGTGCCAAGTTTGGCTACCAGAGTAAAATTTAGATTGGGTATTAAAAACCCAAACTGTGTTGCTTATGATATTTTATTTGGTTGCCCTGGTTTTATTGAAGGTATTATTCAAGCGCAAGCTTTTATAAAAGCAGGTATTGCCAAAAAATGTTTGATTATTGGTGCAGAAACATTATCCAGAGTTGTAGACAAACACGATAGAGATTCTATGATTTATAGTGATGGAGCAGGTGCTTGCATTGTAGAAAAAACGGAAGAACAAGATTCTGGAATTATAAGCCACGCAACGCAAACCTTCGCAAAAGAGGAAGCTTATTTTTTGCATTATGGTAGTTCTTTTAATAAAAATGAAGACAAAAATATACGTTATATAAAAATGTTTGGTCGTAAAATTTATGAATTTGCGATTACAAATGTGCCCAAAGCCATGAAAATTGCGTTAGATAAAAGTGGTTTAGAAATCGATGATATTCAAAAAATATTTATTCATCAAGCCAATGAAAAGATGGATGAAGCTATTGTAAAACGATTTTACAGGTTATTTAAAAAACCAGTTCCAGAAGGTATTATGCCAATGAGTATTCATAAATTGGGCAATAGTTCTGTAGCAACTGTGCCTACTTTATTAGATTTGGTTTTAAAAGGAAAAATCAAAAATCAAAACGTTGCAAAAGGCGATGTTGTGATGTTGGCATCTGTTGGAGCTGGCATGAATATCAATGCCATTGTATATCGTTTTTAA
- a CDS encoding class I SAM-dependent methyltransferase, whose amino-acid sequence MQNPLKKIKKPWPTKKAMEQIYDQNLWGTNNTKFYSGFGSHHPAIVNPYVEVVEQFLTSFDEKITVLDVGCGDFNIGSQLVNFTKKYIAVDIVEDLIHHNKEIFKAENLEFQCLDIAVDNLPQADCIIIRQVLQHLSNEEVQNVVQKLSNFKYVILTEHIPKGNFIPNKDIISGQGIRLKKQSGLDILKAPFNLKIQEEKELCSYSLNNDLEIIKTMLYKVD is encoded by the coding sequence ATGCAAAACCCACTCAAAAAAATCAAAAAACCTTGGCCAACCAAAAAGGCGATGGAACAGATTTACGACCAAAATCTGTGGGGAACTAACAACACCAAATTTTATTCTGGTTTTGGTTCTCATCATCCAGCAATTGTAAATCCATATGTTGAGGTTGTAGAACAATTTTTAACTTCTTTTGATGAAAAAATCACAGTGTTAGATGTAGGTTGTGGCGATTTTAACATCGGAAGTCAGCTTGTAAATTTCACTAAAAAGTATATTGCTGTTGATATTGTTGAAGATTTAATTCATCATAATAAAGAAATATTTAAAGCAGAAAATTTAGAGTTTCAATGTTTAGATATTGCAGTTGATAATTTACCCCAAGCAGATTGCATAATCATAAGACAAGTTTTACAGCATTTGTCAAATGAAGAAGTGCAAAATGTTGTACAAAAATTATCGAATTTTAAATATGTTATTCTTACAGAACACATTCCCAAAGGAAATTTTATACCTAATAAAGACATTATTTCAGGACAAGGAATTCGCCTTAAAAAACAAAGTGGCTTGGATATTTTAAAAGCGCCTTTTAATCTGAAAATACAAGAAGAAAAAGAATTATGTTCATACTCTTTGAATAATGATCTAGAAATTATAAAAACAATGCTTTACAAAGTTGATTAA
- a CDS encoding DUF421 domain-containing protein yields MELDWIYKNDDPLIQTLLGCCLLFIAIIVLTRFVGLRSFAKFTAYDFAFTIAIGSIISTILTSSTSIAHGVFAIAGLLILTYIFSFLQRKFPKLNSLISNKPLLLMDGDKILTENLQHARIEEGQLMSKLREANVLNFGQVLYVVLESTGDISVLHKSSNESDVKFDQKILDGVRTKP; encoded by the coding sequence ATGGAATTAGATTGGATTTACAAAAACGACGACCCTTTAATACAAACACTTTTAGGATGTTGTTTGTTATTTATAGCAATTATAGTTTTAACCAGATTCGTTGGTTTAAGATCCTTTGCTAAATTTACTGCGTACGATTTTGCGTTCACAATTGCCATTGGTAGTATTATCTCAACAATTTTAACGTCTTCAACATCAATTGCTCATGGAGTTTTTGCAATAGCTGGTTTGTTAATACTTACTTATATTTTCTCTTTTTTGCAGCGAAAATTCCCAAAACTAAACTCACTAATTTCAAATAAACCTTTGCTTTTAATGGATGGAGATAAAATACTCACAGAAAACTTACAACATGCAAGAATTGAAGAAGGTCAATTAATGTCTAAATTAAGAGAGGCTAATGTTTTAAATTTTGGACAGGTTTTATATGTGGTTTTAGAATCTACTGGAGATATTTCTGTTTTGCACAAATCGAGCAATGAAAGTGATGTAAAATTCGATCAGAAAATTTTAGATGGAGTTAGAACAAAACCTTAA
- a CDS encoding S41 family peptidase yields MTKKTLLSLVILCNTCIAIAQETFIRTPSISPDATKMAFGFDGDIWVLDLATNQPKRLTIHQGYESDPIWNRTSNQLVFNSNRRGYTNIFKTDLNGGVPMQLTYYPTTDSPSFWSKNGDIIFSSNRIFKGTERETSIYKINENGETPNRFMTALGSQATLSPNGNFVAFVKGTCRIAREDYDGPAQRDVWVYNLNTKEYHQITTSKKNDHTPLWDENNNLYYIGAASGRYNIYKTSLTDKGTKSGTETALTNLKVNGVLSFSVSNNGTIMYNSGIDVFKIENGASQKITLNLATDNRFELEETKTVSGDIGALNVSPNGKLIALSINGEIFVKENDKDKTKTNNVSKHPFRDDDPFWIDDNTLGFLSDRSGQNEFYKVVSADENVNLSRTLKTNIKQLTKSDIDVFEPLVSPDRKKIAYRVGRGKLVIADIKDGEISKPKTYSNTWASADGVSWSPDSKYIAYSQQDLDFDSEIYIQSVENPTTKMNVSMHPRSDRSPQWSPDGKKLSFVSNRAGDRGGINYDTWMVWLQKSDWEKTKTDFKEGAYYQSEEESSKDKKEKTEIVVKIDEDRIFDRLTQITNWAGNEYGTMFSADSKSIYIATTNPATDKDGLYKVAIAGGTPEEVKGVSNIGSASLHKDVLYYASRGKLKSLNLKSDKFDSYNHSATYTTNFSQLNEQVFEEGVRAITAGFYDPKFHGYDWANIVKRYRPWVLAANTKQDYTFMFNNMLGQLNASHMGYRGSTPEKTSSDNVGLLGLDVSNVKNGVKINYVLPNSVATKTNVSLKVGDVIEAVNGKKIDKNTNFYHLLKNTNEEEILLTLADKREIVVRTSSTRTMGDLRYEEWINSRKKLVDEYSNGQLGYIHIQGMNLPSFERFERELKASGYGKKGIVIDVRNNGGGWTTDRLMAVLTVQQHAYTVPRGATDNLQKNNKNFSGNYPFNERALLSVNTKPLVALSNQSSYSNAEIFAHAFKSFKLGKLVGQPTFGAVISTGSQRLQDGSIRMPYRAWYVKESGMNMEHGPAVPDYLVENKPGWKERGEDDQLKKAVEVLLQDLK; encoded by the coding sequence ATGACTAAAAAAACTTTATTATCACTTGTAATTCTTTGTAATACATGTATTGCAATTGCTCAAGAAACGTTTATACGTACTCCTTCAATTAGTCCAGATGCTACAAAAATGGCTTTTGGGTTTGATGGTGATATTTGGGTTTTAGATTTGGCAACAAATCAACCGAAAAGATTAACCATCCATCAAGGGTATGAGAGCGATCCTATTTGGAATCGTACAAGCAATCAACTTGTTTTTAACTCGAACAGAAGAGGCTATACCAACATTTTTAAAACCGATTTAAATGGTGGAGTTCCAATGCAATTAACCTATTACCCAACAACCGATAGTCCTAGTTTTTGGAGTAAAAATGGCGATATTATTTTTTCGAGCAATCGAATTTTTAAAGGAACAGAAAGAGAAACATCTATCTATAAAATAAACGAGAATGGCGAAACTCCAAATCGTTTTATGACAGCTTTAGGAAGTCAAGCAACACTTTCTCCCAATGGAAATTTTGTGGCTTTTGTAAAGGGTACTTGCAGAATAGCCAGAGAGGATTATGATGGACCTGCGCAAAGAGATGTTTGGGTGTATAATTTAAATACCAAAGAATACCATCAAATTACCACTAGTAAAAAAAACGATCATACACCACTTTGGGACGAAAACAACAACTTATATTATATAGGCGCAGCAAGTGGACGTTATAATATTTATAAAACATCGCTTACTGATAAAGGAACAAAAAGTGGCACTGAAACTGCCTTAACCAACTTGAAAGTTAATGGGGTTTTATCTTTTTCAGTTAGTAATAATGGTACCATTATGTATAATAGTGGGATTGACGTTTTTAAAATCGAAAATGGCGCAAGTCAAAAAATAACCCTAAACTTAGCAACCGATAACCGATTTGAGTTAGAAGAAACAAAGACTGTTTCTGGAGATATTGGCGCTTTAAATGTTTCGCCAAATGGAAAATTAATTGCGTTAAGCATCAATGGCGAAATTTTTGTCAAAGAAAACGACAAAGACAAAACGAAAACAAATAATGTAAGTAAGCATCCTTTTAGAGATGATGATCCTTTTTGGATTGATGACAATACACTTGGTTTTTTATCTGACAGAAGTGGACAAAATGAGTTTTATAAAGTGGTTTCTGCTGATGAGAACGTAAATTTAAGCAGAACTTTAAAAACTAATATTAAACAATTAACTAAAAGTGATATTGATGTTTTTGAACCTTTAGTATCTCCTGATAGAAAGAAAATAGCCTACAGAGTTGGTCGAGGAAAATTGGTGATTGCAGACATCAAAGATGGTGAAATCTCAAAACCAAAAACCTATTCAAATACATGGGCATCTGCAGATGGAGTTTCTTGGAGTCCAGATAGCAAATATATAGCCTATTCGCAACAAGATTTAGATTTTGATAGTGAAATTTACATTCAGTCTGTTGAAAATCCAACTACAAAAATGAATGTTTCTATGCACCCAAGATCTGATAGGTCTCCACAATGGAGTCCTGATGGAAAAAAACTTTCTTTCGTTTCTAACAGAGCTGGAGATAGAGGTGGTATCAATTATGATACTTGGATGGTTTGGTTGCAAAAATCAGATTGGGAAAAAACAAAAACGGATTTTAAAGAAGGTGCTTATTATCAATCAGAAGAAGAATCATCAAAAGATAAAAAAGAAAAGACAGAAATTGTTGTAAAGATTGATGAAGACAGAATTTTTGATCGATTAACACAAATAACCAATTGGGCAGGAAATGAATATGGCACCATGTTTAGTGCCGATAGTAAAAGCATTTACATTGCTACTACCAACCCAGCAACTGATAAAGACGGTTTGTATAAAGTAGCTATTGCAGGTGGAACTCCAGAAGAAGTAAAAGGTGTTAGCAATATTGGTAGTGCTAGTTTGCATAAGGATGTGTTGTATTATGCTTCTAGAGGAAAACTAAAATCGTTGAATTTGAAATCAGATAAATTTGATTCTTACAATCATTCAGCAACATACACCACCAATTTTAGCCAATTAAATGAGCAAGTTTTTGAAGAAGGTGTAAGAGCCATCACTGCTGGTTTTTACGATCCAAAATTTCATGGCTATGATTGGGCTAACATTGTAAAACGTTACAGACCTTGGGTGTTGGCTGCCAATACAAAACAAGATTATACGTTTATGTTTAACAATATGTTGGGGCAATTAAATGCGAGTCATATGGGGTATAGAGGTAGTACTCCAGAAAAAACATCGAGCGATAATGTTGGTTTGTTAGGATTGGATGTTAGCAACGTTAAAAATGGTGTAAAAATTAACTACGTGCTTCCGAATTCAGTTGCTACAAAAACAAATGTTTCTTTAAAGGTTGGTGATGTTATTGAAGCAGTAAATGGTAAAAAAATTGATAAAAACACCAACTTTTACCATTTGCTAAAAAACACGAATGAAGAAGAAATTCTGCTAACCTTGGCCGATAAAAGAGAAATCGTTGTAAGAACTTCTTCTACCAGAACTATGGGAGATTTACGTTATGAGGAATGGATCAATTCTCGTAAAAAATTGGTGGATGAATACTCAAATGGTCAATTAGGGTACATTCATATTCAAGGAATGAACTTACCTAGTTTCGAGCGTTTTGAAAGAGAACTAAAAGCGTCTGGCTATGGTAAGAAAGGAATTGTAATTGATGTAAGAAATAATGGTGGTGGTTGGACTACAGATCGTTTAATGGCAGTTTTAACAGTACAACAACATGCCTATACAGTTCCAAGAGGTGCTACTGATAATTTGCAAAAAAACAATAAAAACTTTTCAGGAAACTATCCTTTTAACGAACGTGCATTGTTATCTGTAAACACAAAACCTTTGGTAGCTTTATCTAATCAAAGTAGCTATTCGAATGCAGAAATTTTTGCACATGCTTTTAAGAGTTTCAAATTAGGTAAGTTAGTTGGGCAACCAACTTTTGGCGCTGTAATTTCTACAGGTTCTCAAAGATTGCAAGATGGTTCTATTAGAATGCCTTACAGAGCTTGGTACGTAAAAGAGTCTGGCATGAATATGGAGCATGGGCCAGCAGTTCCTGATTATTTAGTAGAAAACAAACCAGGTTGGAAAGAACGAGGAGAAGATGATCAACTTAAAAAAGCAGTAGAAGTTTTACTACAAGATTTAAAATAA
- a CDS encoding FMN-binding glutamate synthase family protein, with translation MKKTILLTLTMLTLLTGTLLFFVRGIGTVILFSICVFLLIIAIRDALQRRHSLLRSYPLVARLRWVFEEEREKIQQYFIEDDLNGKPLSREQRSLVYQRAKKQLETVPFGTQHNLYQDGYEFVKHSLFPKNHHDVTGDKIVYGSDKCTQKFETSILSISAMSFGSLSKNAVMALNQGAKMGGFSHNTGEGSISPYHLQGGDIVFQIGTGYFGAGKTDENDTRVFDAEIFQKNALRPEVKMIEIKLSQGAKPGHGGILPAKKNTKEIAEIRVVEPGIDVNSPPSHSAFSNFDEMITFIQKLRDLSGGKPVGIKLCVGNNEEIEQMIQTFVNTNNYPDYIAVDGGEGGTGAAPLEFTNYMGTPLVEGLLFISKTLQKHQLKKNIKIIASGKAMNAFDIVRLLSLGADAVGMARSFMLSLGCIQARECNMDTCPVGVATQDPDLNKALVVGKKNIRVKNYHNETIKAVKEVVGAMGLENLHDLKPSHIFRRMEDDTIINLEKKYESELV, from the coding sequence ATGAAAAAAACGATTCTTTTAACCCTAACCATGTTAACCTTATTAACAGGAACTTTACTCTTTTTTGTAAGAGGAATTGGGACTGTAATTCTGTTTTCAATCTGTGTATTTTTACTAATAATTGCTATTAGAGATGCTTTACAAAGAAGACATTCCTTGTTAAGATCTTACCCATTAGTGGCTAGGTTACGTTGGGTTTTTGAAGAAGAAAGAGAAAAAATTCAGCAATATTTTATTGAAGACGATTTAAATGGAAAACCATTAAGCAGAGAGCAAAGAAGTTTGGTGTATCAACGTGCAAAAAAACAATTGGAAACCGTTCCTTTTGGTACACAACACAATTTATATCAAGATGGTTACGAGTTTGTAAAACACTCTTTATTTCCTAAAAATCATCATGATGTTACTGGAGATAAAATTGTGTATGGCTCAGATAAATGTACACAAAAATTTGAAACATCCATCTTAAGTATCTCAGCAATGTCTTTTGGATCTTTGAGTAAAAATGCTGTGATGGCATTAAATCAAGGCGCAAAAATGGGCGGTTTTTCTCATAATACTGGAGAAGGTTCCATTTCACCTTATCATTTACAAGGAGGAGATATTGTTTTTCAAATAGGTACAGGATATTTTGGTGCTGGTAAAACTGATGAAAATGACACACGTGTTTTTGATGCAGAAATTTTTCAAAAAAATGCGCTAAGACCCGAAGTTAAAATGATTGAGATAAAATTATCTCAAGGAGCAAAACCTGGTCACGGAGGTATTTTACCCGCTAAAAAGAATACGAAAGAAATAGCAGAAATTAGAGTTGTAGAACCAGGTATTGATGTAAACTCTCCACCTTCGCATTCGGCATTTTCTAATTTTGATGAAATGATCACTTTTATTCAAAAATTGAGAGATTTATCTGGAGGAAAACCTGTAGGAATTAAATTGTGTGTTGGTAATAATGAAGAAATTGAGCAAATGATTCAAACGTTTGTAAACACAAATAACTATCCAGATTATATTGCAGTTGATGGTGGAGAAGGAGGAACAGGAGCTGCACCATTAGAGTTTACCAATTATATGGGTACACCTTTGGTGGAAGGCTTGTTATTTATCAGTAAAACGTTACAAAAACATCAACTTAAAAAAAATATAAAAATTATTGCAAGTGGCAAGGCTATGAATGCGTTTGATATTGTTCGTTTACTTTCTTTAGGAGCAGATGCAGTTGGTATGGCTCGTAGTTTTATGTTAAGTTTAGGTTGCATTCAAGCAAGAGAATGTAATATGGATACGTGTCCAGTTGGTGTAGCTACACAAGATCCTGATTTAAACAAGGCTTTAGTGGTTGGCAAAAAAAATATCCGTGTAAAAAACTATCATAATGAAACTATAAAAGCTGTAAAAGAAGTTGTTGGAGCCATGGGGTTAGAAAATTTACATGATTTAAAACCCAGCCATATTTTTAGAAGAATGGAAGATGATACCATTATAAATTTAGAAAAAAAGTATGAAAGTGAATTGGTTTGA